From the genome of Pelobates fuscus isolate aPelFus1 chromosome 6, aPelFus1.pri, whole genome shotgun sequence, one region includes:
- the NR1D1 gene encoding nuclear receptor subfamily 1 group D member 1, with protein MNESGSTAMAGVDISSNTGGVISYVGSSGSSPSRTSPVSLYSDCSNGSPQSGASHYPSYLPPSPSHSYSASSSGSGGETSPRPSYGLAASPGGLHVALDDGSRVSPSKTSSSITKLNGMVLLCKVCGDVASGFHYGVHACEGCKGFFRRSIQQNIQYKKCLKNETCSIVRINRNRCQQCRFRKCLSVGMSRDAVRFGRIPKREKQRMLAEMHSAMSHIAGGHFGRRSPVPLQPQQLRPSSPPHMGPVSCPSPPSLPEAFPHYPQQLTPPRSPSPDHVDDVIGQVTQAHRQIFVYANDKVHAKTAVWDQHHGIHSSSHDNRETQGNRDVLLACPMNPLPRGGPHRSVQEVWEDFSLSFTPAVREVVDFARHIPGFRDLTQQDQVTLLKAGTFEVLMVRFACLFDVRERSLRFLSGATYSLPELQAMGMGELLNSMFDFSEKLASLNLSPEELGIFTALVLVSADRTGMENASLVEQLQETLIRALRSLILKNSPSDTSRFTKLLLRLPDLRTLNSLHSEKLLSFRVDTH; from the exons ATGAATGAATCAGGCAGCACAGCCATGGCAGGGGTGGACATCAGCAGTAACACAG GGGGCGTAATAAGTTATGTGGGCTCCAGTGGTTCCTCTCCCAGTCGGACCAGTCCAGTATCTCTGTACAGTGATTGCTCCAATGGCAGCCCTCAAAGTGGTGCCTCTCACTATCCCTCTTACCTGCCGCCCTCACCCTCGCATTCCTACAGTGCCAGCTCTTCTGGGTCAGGTGGAGAGACCTCTCCTCGCCCATCCTACGGTCTGGCCGCTTCACCGGGTGGGCTTCATGTTGCATTGGATGATGGCAGCAGAGTGTCCCCAAGTAAAACCTCAAGCAGCATCACCA agcTAAATGGCATGGTTTTACTATGTAAAGTCTGTGGCGATGTAGCCTCTGGTTTCCACTATGGTGTACATGCCtgtgagggctgcaag GGTTTTTTCCGTCGCAGTATCCAGCAGAACATCCAGTACAAGAAATGCCTGAAAAATGAGACTTGCTCTATTGTACGAATAAACAGGAATCGCTGTCAGCAGTGCCGTTTCCGGAAGTGTCTGTCTGTAGGCATGTCTCGAGATG CTGTGCGGTTTGGTCGCATCCCAAAGAGGGAAAAGCAGAGAATGCTAGCAGAAATGCACAGCGCAATGAGCCACATTgctggcggccattttgggaggCGGAGCCCAGTCCCTCTACAGCCACAGCAACTTCGGCCATCCTCTCCTCCTCACATGGGGCCAGTCTCCTGCCCTTCTCCCCCATCTCTTCCTGAAGCCTTTCCCCACTATCCTCAGCAGCTGACACCGCCTCGATCGCCCAGCCCGGACCACGTTGACGATGTCATAGGTCAAGTCACCCAAGCGCACAGACAGATCTTTGTCTATGCCAATGACAAAGTGCATGCCAAGACAGCAGTATGGGATCAACATCATGGCATCCATTCATCATCACATGACAACAGGGAAACGCAAGGCAATCGGGACGTACTGCTG GCTTGTCCCATGAATCCTCTCCCTCGAGGTGGTCCACACCGCTCTGTACAGGAGGTGTGGGAGGACTTCTCCCTCAGTTTCACTCCAGCCGTACGAGAGGTCGTGGATTTTGCTCGTCACATTCCTGGGTTTAGAGACCTCACTCAGCAAGACCAAGTCACTCTGCTCAAGGCTGGCACGTTCGAG GTCCTAATGGTACGCTTTGCCTGTTTGTTTGATGTGAGAGAGCGCTCTTTACGGTTTCTAAGTGGAGCCACATACTCCTTACCTGAGCTCCAAGCAATGGGCATGGGAGAACTTCTAAACTCAATGTTTGACTTCAGTGAAAAATTGGCCTCTCTAAACCTGAGCCCAGAGGAGCTGGGGATCTTCACCGCGTTAGTCCTCGTTTCTGCAG ATCGCACCGGAATGGAGAATGCTTCTCTAGTTGAGCAGCTGCAAGAGACTTTGATTCGGGCCCTGCGTTCTCTTATCCTGAAGAACAGTCCAAGCGATACTTCCCGTTTTACCAAACTCTTATTGCGACTTCCAGACCTACGAACCCTGAACAGCTTACACTCTGAAAAGCTGCTCTCGTTTCGCGTTGACACACACTGA